The following coding sequences lie in one Chelatococcus sp. YT9 genomic window:
- a CDS encoding DUF6282 family protein translates to MANISLSGQERDVVVSALLVGAVDLHCHSGPAVMPRILDHHDQLQEASAAGFRAVVTKDHYYLGTPHAILLETLFPEVRTRMFSGLALNNASGGINPHAVDHAVKLGAKIVWMPTLSAANHIDKMATEAKTFPKVEGALDPIPLSVLDANGRLTDETLKVLDLIAAADVILAGGHLSAKELLILFEEGKRRGLKKMMVNHPTYVIGCDDDDIRALVSLGAKMEHSICQFIPGRAQKFEPDFALHLIEVAGVENTIFGSDLGLRGSAKPVDGYRTFVGQLLDLGVEQDDITTMIARNGAAMLNLDAAVSPPEINA, encoded by the coding sequence ATGGCCAACATTTCTCTTTCCGGACAAGAGCGCGACGTCGTCGTCAGTGCGCTGCTAGTTGGGGCTGTCGATCTGCATTGCCATAGTGGACCTGCCGTCATGCCCCGCATCCTTGATCATCATGATCAATTGCAGGAAGCATCGGCCGCCGGCTTCCGCGCCGTAGTCACCAAGGATCATTATTATCTCGGCACACCTCACGCGATACTTCTGGAAACGCTGTTTCCCGAAGTGAGAACGCGGATGTTTTCCGGCCTCGCGCTCAACAACGCCTCGGGCGGCATCAATCCGCATGCTGTCGATCACGCCGTCAAGCTCGGCGCCAAGATCGTATGGATGCCAACGCTGTCGGCGGCAAATCACATCGACAAAATGGCGACCGAAGCAAAAACCTTCCCGAAGGTGGAAGGCGCGCTGGATCCCATTCCGCTCTCGGTGCTCGACGCCAATGGCAGGCTGACCGACGAAACGCTCAAGGTCCTCGACCTCATCGCCGCTGCAGACGTCATCCTTGCCGGTGGGCATCTCAGCGCCAAGGAATTGTTGATCCTGTTCGAGGAAGGCAAGCGGCGCGGCCTCAAGAAGATGATGGTCAATCATCCGACCTACGTTATTGGCTGCGACGATGATGATATTCGTGCCCTCGTCAGCCTCGGCGCCAAGATGGAACATTCCATCTGCCAGTTCATCCCCGGCCGGGCGCAGAAGTTCGAGCCTGATTTCGCCTTACATCTCATTGAAGTCGCAGGTGTCGAGAACACCATTTTCGGTTCCGACCTCGGGCTGCGCGGCTCGGCCAAGCCTGTTGACGGCTACCGCACGTTCGTCGGGCAACTGCTGGATTTGGGCGTCGAACAGGATGACATCACCACGATGATCGCGCGAAACGGCGCCGCCATGCTCAACCTGGACGCCGCCGTTTCGCCTCCCGAAATCAACGCATAA
- a CDS encoding tripartite tricarboxylate transporter substrate binding protein, producing the protein MKLLRKAALAAMAGILALPLSAGAALAAYPERQITIVIGFPPGGADVFTRMIAEYMTKKLGVPVIVENRPGASGTIGAKAVASAKPDGYTILFATNGNAANAKLLYPNLPYDPQTDLRPIMRLGTSSMVITAGAQQPYKNLREFIDYARANPGKVSVAHPGIGGLGHVAMEYIKREAKIDVKIIPYTGSGTLIPDLLAGHIQASSDSMPSYLPYVEQGSVRYLAQLGPERNPLMPGDVPTLRESGIAFESYIWYSLLGPARMPDEAVRVINQTVTEYLSLPETAKALAKLMIIPDPSDPQGLADTISKELKTWGPIITDVGVKLQ; encoded by the coding sequence ATGAAATTGTTGCGTAAGGCCGCTCTTGCGGCCATGGCGGGCATACTGGCCCTGCCACTCTCCGCCGGCGCGGCGCTCGCGGCATATCCGGAGCGGCAGATTACGATCGTCATCGGTTTTCCGCCGGGTGGCGCCGATGTCTTCACCCGCATGATTGCCGAATACATGACGAAGAAACTCGGCGTGCCGGTGATCGTCGAAAACCGCCCTGGTGCTTCGGGCACGATTGGCGCCAAAGCCGTCGCCTCCGCAAAGCCTGATGGTTATACCATCCTGTTCGCGACCAATGGCAATGCTGCCAATGCGAAGCTGCTTTACCCGAACCTCCCCTACGATCCGCAGACCGATCTCCGACCGATCATGCGGTTGGGCACCTCGTCCATGGTCATCACCGCAGGCGCGCAGCAGCCCTATAAAAACCTCCGGGAATTCATCGACTATGCTCGTGCCAATCCCGGAAAGGTCTCGGTGGCCCATCCGGGCATCGGTGGTCTTGGACATGTGGCAATGGAATATATCAAGCGCGAAGCCAAGATCGACGTGAAGATCATTCCCTATACCGGTTCCGGCACCCTCATCCCCGACCTCTTGGCGGGCCATATCCAGGCGTCGAGCGATAGCATGCCGTCCTACCTGCCCTATGTGGAGCAAGGCAGCGTGCGCTATCTCGCTCAGCTCGGTCCCGAGCGAAATCCGCTGATGCCAGGCGATGTGCCAACACTGCGGGAAAGCGGCATCGCGTTCGAATCCTACATCTGGTATTCGCTGCTCGGACCAGCGCGCATGCCCGACGAGGCTGTCCGGGTCATCAACCAGACCGTAACCGAATATCTGTCATTGCCTGAAACGGCTAAGGCCCTCGCCAAACTGATGATTATCCCGGACCCGAGCGATCCACAGGGCCTCGCTGACACTATCTCCAAAGAGCTCAAAACCTGGGGTCCGATTATCACGGACGTGGGTGTCAAGCTTCAGTGA